A DNA window from Pithys albifrons albifrons isolate INPA30051 chromosome 7, PitAlb_v1, whole genome shotgun sequence contains the following coding sequences:
- the LOC139673889 gene encoding olfactory receptor 14J1-like, which translates to MSNSSSISHFLLLPLADTRQLQLLHLWLFLGISLAALLGNGLIISAVACDHHLHTPMHFFLLNLSLTDLGWIYTTVPKAMHNSLWDTTTISYMGCAAQVFFFVFFISTEFSLLTIMCYDRYVAICKPLHYGTLLGSRACAHMAAAAWASGFLNALLHTANTFSLPLCQGNALGQFFCEIPQILKLSCSHSYFREVGLILVSVCLLFGCFIFIVFSYVQIFRAVLRIPPEQGRHKAFSTCLPHLAVVSLFISTSFFAYLKPPTISSPSLDLAFSVLYSVVPPALNPFIYSLRNKELKDAVRKIMN; encoded by the coding sequence atgtccaacagcagctccatcagccacttcctcctcctgccattggcagacacgcggcagctgcagctcctgcacttgtggctcttcctgggcatctccctggctgccctcctgggcaacggcctcatcatcagcgccgtagcctgcgaccaccacctgcacacccccatgcacttcttcctgctcaacctgtccctcacagacctgggctggatctacaccactgtccccaaagccatgcacaactccctctgggacaccacaaccatctcctacatgggatgtgctgcacaggtctttttctttgtcttcttcatctcaacagagttttccctcctcaccatcatgtgctacgaccgctacgttgccatctgcaaacccctgcactacgggaccctcctgggcagcagagcttgtgcccacatggcagcagctgcctgggccagtggctttctcaatgctctgctgcacacagccaatacattttccctgcccctgtgccagggcaatgctctaggccagttcttctgtgaaatccctcagatcctcaagctctcctgctcacactcctactTCAGGGAAGTTGGGCTCATTTTGGTTAGTGTCTGTTTACTGTttggctgtttcattttcatagttttctcctatgtgcagatcttcagggctgtgctgaggatcccccctgagcagggacggcacaaagccttttccacgtgcctccctcacctggccgtggtctccctctTTATCAGCACATCATTTTTTGCCTACCTTAAGCCTCCCACGatctcctccccatctctggacCTGGCATTctcagttctgtactcagtggttcctccagcactgaaccccttcatctacagcctgagaaataaggaactcaaggatgctgtgaggaaaataatgaattga
- the LOC139674161 gene encoding olfactory receptor 14A16-like → MSNSSSISQFLLLPLSDTQQLQLLHLWLFLGISLAALLGNGLIISAVACDHHLHTPMHFFLLNLSLTDLGCICTTVPKAIHNSLWDTTTISFMGCAAQVFFFLFFIVTEFSLLTIMCYDRYVAICKPLHYGTLLGSRACAHMAAAAWATAFLTALLHTATTFSLPLCHGNALGQFFCEIPQILKLSCSHSYLREIGLLLVTACLGFGCFFYIVFSYVQIFRAVLRIPSEQGRHKAFSTCLPHLAVVSLFITTGWFTYLKPLSVSSPTLDLVVSVLYSVVSPSLNPLIYSLRNQQLKEALRELMAGCISVFLFCSRPHRAELCLRS, encoded by the coding sequence atgtccaacagcagctccatcagccagttcctcctcctgccattgtcAGACacgcagcagctgcagctcctgcacttgtggctcttcctgggcatctccctggctgccctcctgggcaacggcctcatcatcagcgccgtagcctgcgaccaccacctgcacacccccatgcacttcttcctgctcaacctgtccctcacagacctgggctgcatctgcaccactgtccccaaagccattcacaactccctctgggacaccacaaccatctccttcatgggatgtgctgcacaggtctttttctttttgttcttcatcgtgacagagttttccctcctcaccatcatgtgctacgaccgctacgttgccatctgcaaacccctgcactacgggaccctcctgggcagcagagcttgtgcccacatggcagcagctgcctgggccactgcgtttctcactgctctgctgcacacagccactacattttccctgcccctgtgtcatggcaatgccctgggccagttcttttgtgaaatcccacagatcctcaaactctcctgctcacactcctacctcagggaaattgggctCCTTCTGGTTACTGCCTGTTTAGGATTTGGTTGTTTCTTTTacatagttttctcctatgtgcagatcttcagggctgtgctgaggatcccctctgagcagggacggcacaaagccttttccacgtgcctccctcacctggctgtggtctccctgtttatcACCACTGGCTGGTTTACCTATTTGAAGCCACTCTCTGTCTCATCTCCAACACTGGACCTTgtggtgtcagttctgtactcagttGTTTCCCCATCACTGAACCCCCTTATCTACAGCCTGCGGAACCAGCAGCTCAAAGAAGCTCTCAGGGAACTGATGGCTGGAtgcatttcagtgtttttattttgcagcagACCTCACCGTGCTGAGCTTTGCCTTAGGAGCTAG